The sequence TTCGCCGCTCATTGTTTGATCGAAGATTGGGACGAGACCTCACTGGCTCGCATTCCGGTCGACAAGCTCGAAGAACTGACCCAGCAAATCCTCGAAATGGGCGAGGACGCAGTCGTCAAAAAGTACGGTGCGACGTTTGTCGAAGCGGAAACGTTGGCGCCGGCCTTGCTGGCTTACACGATGCTGGCACGGCACTTTGAGCTCAAGCACATCCTGGTCAGCGACATCAACCTGCGAGACGGGTTGCTGGCCGATATCGTGCAGGGTGGCAATTGGACCAGCGAATTCCGCCAGCAGATCGTTCGCTCAGCGGTTTCGCTCGGACGAAAGTACCAAATCGACGAGACCCATTCCCGAGCCGTCGCCGAGTTGGCTCGCCGGTTGTTCGAAGAACTGACCAAAGAACACCAGCTGGACGCCCGCTACGAAGTGCTGCTGTACGTGTCCGCGTTGCTGCACGAAGTCGGCTTGTACATCAGTCTGCACAGCAATCACAAACACGCTTATTACATCATTCGCAACAGCGATCTGTTTGGCCTGTCACAACAAGAACTGAGGCTGGTTGCGTTGGTTGCCCGGTACCACCGGCGTGCCTCACCACAATCGAACCACGAAGGTTACGGGTCGCTGGATCGACACGACCGAGTCGCGGTGGCCAAAATGGCTGCGATTTTGCGACTCGCGATCGCGCTCGATGACACTCGCAGCGGCCGAATTCGCGAGATCAATCTCTCCCAAGAAGGCAAGCGATTGGTCATTTCCGCACCGGGAGTGGACGACGTGTCGCTGGAACAAATTGCCATGCGAAGTCAGTCGGGGTTGTTCCAAGACATCTTCGGCAAACCCGTTCTTCTGCGTCCCGAGGTGAAATGATGTCGGAGCAGCGTTCCCCCAACCCAAACGCCTCCCGTTGCGGCAACGCTGTCGCAATCGCGTCTCGCAAGAAACGTTTGGCATGCCACGCCACCTTGGTGTGCATGGTGACCTCGGCACTGACCCCCGCTTGGTCGCAGTCGCCGGAACCGAACCGTCCCTCTCTCCATCCAACTCCATCGACGAGCGACAATTCCTTGGCCCAGCCTCCTCCGTTGATCCTGGGTCAAACTGGCTCCTCACCGACTGCCCTCCACGACCGCTACGCCGCCGCCCGCCGCAAGCTGGTTGAAACCAGGATTCGCACCGCCGGCGTGACCAACGAAGCGGTTCTGAAAGCCATCGAAACCACGCCCCGGCACGAGTTTGTGCCGTCGGCCGTTCGCGACAAAGCCTACTTCGACATGGCCTTGCCGATCGGTTCCGCTCAAACGATCAGCAGCCCCTTCATCGTCGCTTCGATGACCGAAACGCTGGATCCACAACCGACGGACAAGGTGCTCGAAATCGGCACCGGCAGCGGCTACCAGGCCGCCGTGCTGAGTCCCTTGGTGGCGGAAGTCTATTCCATTGAAATTGTCGACGAACTCGGCACCCGTGCCGCTGGCGTGCTCAACCGCCTGGGGTACGAAAACGTCCACACGCGAATCGGCGACGGTTTTCTGGGTTGGCCAGAGGCCGAACCGTTCGACAAAATCATCGTGACGTGCAGCCCCGAATCGGTGCCCGTGCCATTGGTCGAACAACTCCGCGAAGGCGGGTCGATGATCATCCCCGTGGGGGAACGCTACCAACAAACGCTCTACCGGATGACCAAACGCGACGGCAAATTGGTGCGTGAACCCTTGCGTCCCACTTTGTTCGTTCCAATGACGGGCACCGCTGAGGACGCTCGCCAGACGCTCCCAGACCCCGCCAATCCGAAAGTGGTCAACGAAGATTTCTCCGATCCGCCAGGCGCCGATGATCCGGAGGGTTTCGTCCCCGGCTGGTACTACGGCCGGCAAGTCCAGCAAATCGCCTTGCCTGCATCCGACACGGATGGGGCCGAAGACGCTGGGTTGATCCGTTTCGAGAACGAAACCCCTGGATTGGGATCGCACCTGTTGCAGGGCATCGCGATTGACGGAACGAAAGTCTCCTTGATTCGGTTGTCCGCTCGGCTGCGGACAGAAAACGTCGTCAAAGGCCCCGATGCGGATTCGTGGCCAATGGTCGCCATCAGCTTCTACGATGAACTGCGACGTGACCTGGGGACATTTTCGATGGGCCCCTACCGAGGCACTCGCCCCTGGCGGGAAGACAGCCGGTTGGTTCGGGTCCCGCGAACCGCCCGAGAAGCCATCGTGCGAGTCGGGCTGTTTGGCGCGACGGGCAGCTCCGAATTTGATCATGTGGCCATTGAAAAGATCGACTGAATGTCCAACAAGTGCAGGCATTCTTTTGGCGAGCACTCAGGATCGAGCAAAGAGCCGTTTCAGCTCCACCACCACAACAACGCAATCCGATTATTTTACCCAGACTTCTTGATCGGCAACGCCGGTCCGCTATCCTGGCGAAGGCGACGGGCCCCCAGTTTGAATGGCCCGCAGCTTCCAAGTGCAATTCAAGCCGTCAAGTCGCTCACTTTTGTGGTGAGAACCAGTCGGCATTACCAAGAGTCGCGTTAAAAAGGGTGGAGAATCGTTTATGAGGTGCATGCAAACATTGGCATGCCTCACGGTGGCGCTCAGCATGAGCGTTTCTGCAGAGGCGGGTGGCTCCTACGGGAGTTACGGCAGTAGCGGTGGCAGTGGC comes from Rhodopirellula islandica and encodes:
- a CDS encoding Ppx/GppA phosphatase family protein, coding for MDNPLTPRSTATAPHISAANPHLNTATSHIATSLDNSPRTVAAIDIGATSIRMAIAEILPDGSVRTLESLLQPVDLGRDAFETRRLSRKGIERAAAVLRRFRRVLREYGIDSTNDIRVVATSAVREASNRVAFIDRVYVATGLDVEPIDEAEVNRITYMGITPQLMALAETAESKSLVVEVGGGSTELLVIRGGNVLHSESFRLGSLRLLQTLDASGARGVRWRELLETHIRRILVRISEQVRTDIQLNLVALGGDIRFAAHCLIEDWDETSLARIPVDKLEELTQQILEMGEDAVVKKYGATFVEAETLAPALLAYTMLARHFELKHILVSDINLRDGLLADIVQGGNWTSEFRQQIVRSAVSLGRKYQIDETHSRAVAELARRLFEELTKEHQLDARYEVLLYVSALLHEVGLYISLHSNHKHAYYIIRNSDLFGLSQQELRLVALVARYHRRASPQSNHEGYGSLDRHDRVAVAKMAAILRLAIALDDTRSGRIREINLSQEGKRLVISAPGVDDVSLEQIAMRSQSGLFQDIFGKPVLLRPEVK
- a CDS encoding protein-L-isoaspartate(D-aspartate) O-methyltransferase, with product MVTSALTPAWSQSPEPNRPSLHPTPSTSDNSLAQPPPLILGQTGSSPTALHDRYAAARRKLVETRIRTAGVTNEAVLKAIETTPRHEFVPSAVRDKAYFDMALPIGSAQTISSPFIVASMTETLDPQPTDKVLEIGTGSGYQAAVLSPLVAEVYSIEIVDELGTRAAGVLNRLGYENVHTRIGDGFLGWPEAEPFDKIIVTCSPESVPVPLVEQLREGGSMIIPVGERYQQTLYRMTKRDGKLVREPLRPTLFVPMTGTAEDARQTLPDPANPKVVNEDFSDPPGADDPEGFVPGWYYGRQVQQIALPASDTDGAEDAGLIRFENETPGLGSHLLQGIAIDGTKVSLIRLSARLRTENVVKGPDADSWPMVAISFYDELRRDLGTFSMGPYRGTRPWREDSRLVRVPRTAREAIVRVGLFGATGSSEFDHVAIEKID